A genomic region of Anopheles coustani chromosome 3, idAnoCousDA_361_x.2, whole genome shotgun sequence contains the following coding sequences:
- the LOC131261277 gene encoding cytochrome P450 18a1 encodes MFIDSYLVGLMRQEFFDPLNARKTLLVFCCALSCVLFVQYLFRLVCQIKKLPPGPWGVPIFGYLTFIGHEKHTQYMKLAKKYGSLFSAKLGAQLTVVISDYKIIREAFKTEEFTGRPHSPLLKTIGGFGIINSEGPLWKDQRRFLHEKLRNFGMTVLGNRKHLMENRIMTEVTELLLTLSAVGNKSTDLSRYLSVSVSNVICNIIMSVRFSIDDPKFKRFNWLIEEGMRLFGEIHTIDYIPQIQYLPGNINAKNKIAKNREEMFDFYREIIEEHKRTFDSSNIRDIVDAYLAEIEKARAEGRDAELFEGKDHEIQMMQVIADLFSAGMETIKTTLLWLNVFMLRHPDAMRRVQDELDQVVGRNRLPKIEDVPYLPITETTILEVMRISSIVPLATTHSPKR; translated from the exons atgtttatcgATTCTTATCTGGTCGGATTGATGCGCCAGGAGTTTTTTGACCCATTAAACGCAAGAAAAACCCTACTCGTGTTCTGTTGTGCGCTGTCTTGTGTACTGTTCGTGCAATATTTGTTTCGGTTAGTGTGTCAAATTAAGAAGCTTCCACCAGGTCCTTGGGGCGTGCCGATATTTGGCTATTTGACATTTATCGGGCACGAAAAGCACACCCAATATATGAAACTGGCTAAAAAGTATGGATCGCTGTTTAGTGCCAAGTTGGGGGCACAGCTTACTGTTGTGATCAGCGATTACAAGATCATTCGCGAGGCTTTCAAAACTGAAGAATTCACCGGCCGGCCTCATTCTCCACTGTTGAAAACCATAGGAGGTTTTG GTATAATCAACAGTGAAGGACCACTGTGGAAAGATCAAAGACGGTTTTTACATGAAAAGCTGCGTAATTTCGGTATGACGGTACTCGGCAATAGAAAACATCTGATGGAAAATAGAATCATG ACGGAAGTCACCGAACTTTTACTCACATTGAGTGCCGTAGGTAACAAGTCCACTGATCTTAGTCGATACCTGTCGGTTTCAGTGAGTAATGTAATCTGTAACATTATAATGTCGGTGAGGTTTTCGATCGATGATCCCAAGTTTAAACGTTTCAATTGGCTCATAGAAGAGGGTATGAGGCTTTTTGGTGAAATTCATACGATCGATTACATTCCTCAAATACAATATCTACCTGGTAATATTAATGCAAAGAATAAGATTGCCAAAAACCGGGAGGAGATGTTTGATTTCTACCGTGAAATCATTGAAGAACATAAACGAACATTTGACAGCAGTAATATACGGGATATTGTCGATGCATACTTGGCGGAAATCGAGAAAGCCCGTGCGGAAGGACGCGATGCCGAACTCTTCGAGGGTAAAGATCACG AGATCCAAATGATGCAAGTGATAGCTGACCTGTTTTCAGCCGGAATGGAAACGATAAAGACGACGCTGCTATGGCTGAACGTGTTCATGCTGCGGCACCCGGATGCAATGAGACGTGTACAGGACGAGCTAGACCAGGTGGTCGGGCGTAATCGACTTCCAAAGATCGAGGACGTACCATATTTACCGATCACCGAGACTACCATTCTGGAGGTGATGAGAATTTCCAGCATTGTGCCACTTGCCACGACGCATTCGCCGAAGAGGTAA
- the LOC131261274 gene encoding cytochrome P450 306a1 isoform X2 — protein MVKFGPTRSDLEQKIIDGINELTQDIDASIKIESGFNPSPAIHHVLGNLMNNLIFGLSYEKTNSTWQYLQHLQEEGVKHIGISMAVNFLPILRYLPSTRRIIDFLLSGKSKTHKIYDEIIANARNQVETESYNSCILTSFLKESAKRQNVDRADAAFCSDKQLRHLMADLFGAGVDTTFTTIRWALLYIALHPNVQERLREELQQRLPPHQTPTLDDVEFLPYLCATIAEVQRIRTVVPVGIPHGTTKEITIAGFRIPSNTMIMPLIWAVHMDPTVFAEPDTFKPERFLDIEGRFVTSSNFLPFQVGKRMCPGDELARNILYLYISHIVLRYSFEIPREDISSIDLSGECGITLTPPHYRIAFTKTE, from the exons GATATTGATGcttcaattaaaatagaaTCTGGGTTTAATCCATCTCCCGCGATACACCATGTCCTTGGAAATCTGATGAACAATTTGATATTTGGTTTATCTTACGAAAAAACTAATTCTACTTGGCAATATCTGCAACATCTTCAAGAAGAAGGCGTCAAACATATTGGTATATCAATGGCGGTCAATTTTTTACCAATCTTAAG GTATTTACCATCGACACGGCGGATTATAGATTTTTTGCTCAGTGGAAAAtctaaaacacacaaaatataTGATGAAATAATAGCAAATGCTCGAAATCAAGTAGAAACAGAATCTTACAATAGTTGCATTTTAACAAGCTTTCTTAAAGAGTCCGCTAAGCGCCAGAatgttgatagggcagatgcCGCGTTTTGTAGCGATAAACAGTTGCGTCATTTGATGGCTGATTTATTTGGTGCTGGAGTTGACACGACCTTCACTACAATTCGCTGGGCTCTGTTGTATATTGCCCTTCATCCCAATGTTCAAGAGCGCCTGCGAGAAGAATTACAACAAAGATTACCCCCCCACCAAACACCTACCTTAGATGACGTCGAATTTTTGCCCTACCTGTGCGCTACCATAGCGGAAGTACAGCGTATACGTACGGTTGTACCGGTAGGAATACCGCACGGAACGACAAAG GAAATAACTATCGCTGGTTTTCGGATACCATCCAACACGATGATTATGCCCCTGATCTGGGCAGTGCACATGGATCCCACTGTTTTCGCAGAACCGGATACCTTCAAACCGGAACGCTTTCTCGACATAGAAGGGCGATTCGTAACATCAAGCAACTTCCTCCCGTTCCAAGTTGGTAAACGGATGTGTCCAGGAGATGAACTAGCAAGAAACATACTGTATCTGTACATATCGCACATAGTATTGCGCTATAGCTTTGAAATACCACGAGAAGATATTTCTTCGATCGACCTTAGTGGAGAGTGTGGAATAACTCTGACACCACCGCATTATCGGATTGCCTTTACTAAAACAGAATGA